A part of Gammaproteobacteria bacterium genomic DNA contains:
- the pth gene encoding aminoacyl-tRNA hydrolase, with amino-acid sequence MVGLGNPGSEYEQTRHNAGFWFVDELASRHGGRFSTDRKFSGAHARISIDGADVRLLKPSTFMNESGKSVRAMAQFFKVPVEKILVVHDEIDLPPGSARLKLGGGHGGHNGLRDIVAQIG; translated from the coding sequence ATTGTTGGCCTCGGTAATCCCGGCTCCGAGTACGAGCAGACCCGGCACAACGCCGGGTTCTGGTTCGTTGACGAACTTGCGTCACGCCATGGCGGCCGGTTTTCGACTGACCGGAAGTTCAGCGGCGCTCACGCACGCATTTCAATTGACGGTGCAGATGTCCGGCTGCTGAAGCCATCGACCTTTATGAACGAAAGCGGCAAGTCAGTGCGCGCGATGGCGCAGTTTTTCAAAGTGCCGGTTGAGAAAATACTCGTGGTACACGATGAGATCGACCTGCCGCCGGGCAGCGCGCGGCTGAAGCTGGGTGGCGGCCACGGTGGTCACAACGGACTGCGCGATATCGTCGCGCAGATCGGG